One Loxodonta africana isolate mLoxAfr1 chromosome 6, mLoxAfr1.hap2, whole genome shotgun sequence DNA window includes the following coding sequences:
- the LOC100671683 gene encoding olfactory receptor 10AG1-like yields the protein MGNGIIIRITRVDKTLQTPMYFFLANFSFLEICYVSTTIPKMLMNLWTQQRNISLFECATQMCFFLIFGGTECLLLAVMAYDRYVAISNPLHYPLVMKRRVCIQLVTCSWITGIPVPIGQMYQTYSLPFCGSNQINLFFCGMPQVFTLACGDTFPNEMLVYIVVVLFVTVPFLLILGSYGKIISTILKLPSATSRAKAFSTCSSHLIVVTLFFGSGFTTYFQPKSKHSSERDRFLSLFYTILVPVFNPMIHTLRNKDVMVALKKLLPQCFVTLATNFNFLCLFSFNSGVL from the coding sequence ATGGGAAATGGCATAATTATTCGCATAACTAGGGTTGACAAGACTCTCCAGActcccatgtattttttcctggcaaatttttccttcttggAAATCTGTTATGTGTCTACCACTATTCCTAAAATGCTCATGAACCTTTGGACTCAGCAAAGAAACATTTCTTTGTTTGAATGTGCTACACAAATGTGTTTTTTCCTTATATTTGGAGGGACAGAGTGTTTGCTCCTGGCAGTGATGGCCTACGATCGCTACGTGGCCATTTCTAACCCTCTGCACTATCCTCTAGTCATGAAACGTAGGGTCTGTATCCAGTTGGTGACTTGCTCCTGGATCACTGGAATCCCAGTTCCGATAGGACAGATGTATCAGACTTACTCTCTGCCTTTTTGTGGATCTAACCAAATCAACCTCTTCTTCTGTGGCATGCCCCAAGTATTCACCCTGGCCTGTGGAGACACTTTTCCAAATGAGATGTTGGTCTACATAGTTGTTGTGTTGTTTGTCACGGTTCCATTTCTGTTGATACTTGGCTCCTATGGCAAAATCATCTCCACCATCCTGAAGTTGCCATCAGCCACAAGTCGAgccaaagccttctccacctgctcGTCTCATCTTATCGTTGTGACTTTATTCTTTGGATCAGGATTCACTACATATTTTCAACCCAAATCCAAACACTCTTCTGAAAGAGAcagatttctctctcttttctataCTATTCTTGTCCCAGTGTTTAACCCCATGATAcacactttgaggaataaggacGTCATGGTGGCATTGAAAAAATTGTTACCTCAATGTTTTGTTACATTAGCCACTAATTTCAACTTCTTATgccttttctcatttaattctggtgTTCTATaa